In Fundulus heteroclitus isolate FHET01 chromosome 16, MU-UCD_Fhet_4.1, whole genome shotgun sequence, a single genomic region encodes these proteins:
- the LOC118556565 gene encoding ferritin, middle subunit-like, whose translation MESQVRQNYHRDCEAAINRMVNMELFASYTYTSMAYYFCRDDVALPGFSHYFKENSDEEREHAEKLLSFQNKRGGRIFLQDVKKPEKDEWGSGLEAMQCALQLEKNVNQALLDLHKLASDHVDPHLCDFLESNYLNDQVEAIKKLGDYITNLRRMDAHNNKMAEYLFDKHTLGCKS comes from the exons ATGGAATCTCAAGTGCGTCAGAACTACCACCGCGACTGCGAGGCCGCCATTAACAGGATGGTCAACATGGAGCTGTTCGCCTCCTACACCTACACTTCTATG GCATATTACTTCTGCCGCGACGACGTGGCGCTGCCGGGCTTCTCTCACTACTTCAAGGAGAACAGCGATGAGGAGAGGGAGCATGCTGAGAAGCTGCTGTCCTTCCAGAACAAGAGAGGAGGCCGCATCTTCCTCCAGGACGTGAAG aaaCCGGAGAAGGATGAGTGGGGCAGTGGCCTGGAGGCCATGCAGTGCGCCCTGCAGCTGGAGAAAAATGTCAACCAGGCCCTGCTGGACCTGCACAAGCTGGCTTCTGATCACGTCGACCCCCAT CTGTGTGACTTCCTGGAGTCCAACTACTTGAACGACCAGGTGGAGGCCATCAAGAAGCTTGGCGACTACATTACCAACCTGAGACGCATGGATGCCCACAACAACAAGATGGCAGAGTACCTGTTTGACAAGCACACCCTGGGGTGCAAAAGCTAA